Below is a genomic region from Roseovarius arcticus.
AAGGGGGCGCTCTGTGAAAGAGCCACCAGCTGTCTGGATTTGTGTAGCATTTTAGGGAGCAGGCCGCGCAGCGCGGCCTGCCCCAAGATTCAGAAATGGGACAGGCGGCGCATTATGCGTTGACGTAGTTGCTTGGATAGAGCGCGCGGAGGGACGCTTCGTCACCGGGGGTCTTAAAGGTTTCACCCTTCCCCACCTCCTGGGCTTTTGCGACGGCCGGGCGGGCATTGATTGCATTGAACCAACGGTCAACTTCGGGGAACCGCGCAAGACCCTCGCCGCCTAGAACACGGGGCGCACGGATGGCCCAGCCCCATGCAGATATGTCAGCGATAGAATAGCTGTCACCCACGATATAGTCGCGCCCTTTCAGATGATCGTTGAGCACCTGATAATGCCGCTCTATTTCGCGCATGTAGCGATTTTTCGCGTAGGGTACATCCTCGGGTGCGACGTGGTGGAAATGGACGCACTGACCAGAGAAAGGCCCAAGGCCAGAGGCAATAAACATCAACCACGATAACAAGGCGCCACGATTTTCTGGCGCCGCGCCCAGTTGGCCGGTCTTGTCGGAGAGGTAGAGCAAGATCGCTGTGCTGTCGAACACCGCAATGCCATCGTCGTCGATTGCGGGCACCTTGCCGTTCGGATTGATCGCGCGAAACTCAGGCGTATGCTGCTCTCCCTTCGCAGTATCGACGGCCACCAATTCGAAGGGCAAATCCGTCTCAGCTAAGAACAACGCAACTTTGAGCGGATTAGGGGTTGGGTGGAAATAGAATTTCAGCATGTTTTCGGTCCTTTGAAGGTAAGAAAGAAATGGCAGGCCCCTTGGTGACCTCATCTAAGGTTTTTGTAACAAAACCCGAGGCTTAATTGTCACCGCGAATCTGGTTGTTTGACAGACTGCATCGAAGATCAAGCGATCATCTGCCGCCTCTT
It encodes:
- a CDS encoding glutathione S-transferase family protein, coding for MLKFYFHPTPNPLKVALFLAETDLPFELVAVDTAKGEQHTPEFRAINPNGKVPAIDDDGIAVFDSTAILLYLSDKTGQLGAAPENRGALLSWLMFIASGLGPFSGQCVHFHHVAPEDVPYAKNRYMREIERHYQVLNDHLKGRDYIVGDSYSIADISAWGWAIRAPRVLGGEGLARFPEVDRWFNAINARPAVAKAQEVGKGETFKTPGDEASLRALYPSNYVNA